The proteins below are encoded in one region of Phaseolus vulgaris cultivar G19833 chromosome 1, P. vulgaris v2.0, whole genome shotgun sequence:
- the LOC137813316 gene encoding protein KINASE OF THE OUTER CHLOROPLAST MEMBRANE 1-like isoform X1 yields the protein MNITLSGSRMSKEVIDAPSAAPFEFEILDSDSEIVRSVRDSSKRANPWIEPERLKLRHRIGRGLFGDVWLATHHQSTEDYDEYHEVAAKMLHTIEEDLMKFVIEKFNELYFKCQGVASMSWLHGISILNGRLCIIMNLYEGSIGDKMAGLKEGRISLHDVLRYGINLAQGVLELHSLGILILNLKPFNVILNENDQAILGDVGIPSLLLDSSFLSTDMDNKRLGTPNYMAPEQWEPEVRGPISFETDSWGFGCTIVEMLTGNQPWFGCPVGRIYQSVVEKHEKPNIPNGLPSSVENILSACFEYDLRNRPLMVDILSVFQSALNELANDGEWRYLGNVKVNPKSDSTVYTEWFLSKDHLQVGDMVRTRKLTNSCKPQNMDIPEGTVVSLECNTDHKFALVRVHGNDDPIRFHISSLERVTSGLVAGDWVHLRDENEKHSPVGIIHSINRDGSVSVGFLGLRAIWEGNSFELEKVKPYRVGQFVRLKDTVSSPRFEWCRKKGSAGAAGRISWIFPNGGLVVKFPGMLPFGNEANTYLADPSEVEVVEFRTCPGIIEKYQHVEDHHWAIRPVLVAFGLFTAFKFGILVGKKVRRNNKVNAVEIGSLIGQNQNANSATTTTTTTTRSPILQNKAGQHGFMQMLI from the exons ATGAATATTACACTTTCAGGTTCAAGGATGTCTAAAGAAGTTATTGATGCTCCTTCAGCTGCTCCTTTTGAGTTTGAGATCTTGGATAGTGATTCTGAAATTGTTAGATCTGTTAGAGACTCATCCAAACGTGCAAATCCATGGATTGAACCTGAAAGGCTGAAACTTAGACACAGAATTGGCCGAGGCCTCTTTGGTGATGTTTGGTTAGCAACTCATCATCAGTCAACTGAAGATTATGATGAGTATCATGAAGTTGCTGCTAAGATGTTACATACAATTGAAGAGGATCTTATGAAGTTTGTTATAGAGAAGTTCAATGAATTGTATTTTAAGTGCCAAGGAGTTGCCAGCATGTCCTGGCTGCATGGAATTTCAATCTTAAACGGAAGG CTATGCATCATTATGAATTTGTATGAGGGTTCAATTGGTGACAAGATGGCGGGACTCAAAGAAGGAAGGATTTCATTGCATGATGTTTTAAG GTATGGAATCAATCTGGCTCAAGGTGTTCTGGAACTTCACTCTCTAGGGATCCTCATTCTTAACCTTAAACCATTCAATGTTATTCTCAATGAGAACGATCAAGCAATTTTGGGAGATGTTGGAATTCCTAGTCTTTTGCTTGACTCCTCATTCCTAAGCACAGATATGGATAATAAGAGGCTTGGAACACCAAATTACATGGCTCCAGAGCAATGGGAACCAGAGGTCAGAGGTCCTATATCGTTTGAAACAGATTCTTGGGGATTCGGTTGCACCATTGTCGAAATGTTGACTGGTAATCAGCCTTGGTTTGGGTGTCCTGTTGGCAGAATATACCAGTCAGTTGTTGAAAAGCATGAAAAACCCAATATTCCCAATGGCCTTCCTTCTTCAGTTGAGAATATCCTCAGTGCATGCTTTGAGTATGATTTGAGGAATCGCCCCTTAATGGTGGATATTCTGAGTGTCTTTCAAAG TGCTCTGAATGAATTGGCCAATGATGGAGAATGGAGATATCTAGGAAATGTGAAAGTTAATCCAAAATCAGATAGCACTGTCTACACAGAGTGGTTCCTCTCCAAGGATCATCTTCAGGTGGGCGACATGGTCCGAACTAGAAAGCTTACCAATTCATGCAAACCTCAAAACATGGACATCCCAGAAGGAACTGTTGTTAGTTTAGAGTGTAATACAGATCACAAGTTCGCCCTTGTGAGGGTCCATGGCAATGACGACCCTATTAGATTTCATATATCATCCCTTGAACGTGTCACATCTGGCTTGGTAGCAGGTGATTGGGTACACTTAAGGGATGAAAACGAGAAGCACTCACCTGTGGGCATTATACATTCCATCAACCGAGACGGTAGTGTATCTGTTGGATTTCTTGGGCTGCGAGCTATATGGGAAGGAAACTCTTTTGAACTCGAAAAGGTGAAACCTTACCGTGTTGGCCAGTTTGTCAGGCTGAAAGACACTGTTTCAAGTCCTCGGTTTGAGTGGTGTCGCAAAAAGGGTTCTGCCGGGGCTGCTGGCAGGATCTCATGGATTTTTCCAAATGGAGGTTTGGTTGTGAAGTTCCCAGGGATGCTTCCTTTTGGTAATGAAGCAAACACCTACTTGGCTGATCCCTCTGAGGTTGAAGTGGTTGAGTTCAGGACTTGTCCTGGGATCATAGAAAAGTATCAACATGTAGAGGATCATCACTGGGCAATTAGACCAGTTCTAGTTGCATTTGGTCTATTCACTGCTTTCAAATTTGGCATACTTGTGGGAAAGAAAGTGAGGAGGAACAACAAGGTGAATGCAGTAGAGATTGGAAGTCTTATTGGTCAAAATCAAAATGCCAACTCTGCTACAACAACTACTACCACTACAACGAGATCTCCAATTTTACAAAACAAGGCAGGGCAACATGGGTTCATGCAGATGCTAATCTAA
- the LOC137813314 gene encoding uncharacterized protein has protein sequence MAFSVSLRPTTSPSHSQLFCSVKFSSSRRRSSRLGFEADCGRVCRRLRNSVSVRSVLNDNRPSVNDYGAAESARVLFERLFDPTQSRFSGEEPDLRILESDLEAVLSALKKKEDHLMEAEKTVLLENSKLKHTKEELERQESEIEAAKDRYEKLQEEMKETTAELVAQASQVEELKLKVRDRDHEIDAVQYGLRLKEEEVEKMRVELEVKSQEVAVLESGLREKGKLLDEANEIMKKQRAELEELKKAVGDKEEEIEVFLVQREVEREKLKVAEANLEKQAMDWLLAQEELKSLGEDAARHAKESNETLDDFRRVKKLLNDVRSELVNSQQALASSRSKMEEQERLLEQQLSELSEQRASVMSYMENLKDAQTEVESERTKLRIVEARNKELERDLKMEMELISDLEEELKKERTSLEQAVTEMDLLQRELDKRSAEFRETSAVLQVKESELVDAKLEIQRLKSEKASLQGILEEKDVELSSARKMMVEVNQEISDLKMLMNSKETQLIEATNMLREKDEHVKIIQSKLDDTNQKAVEAGTVVERILDLTNKLVASIKDEDMNPSRPLLDGMGNQLLEQLLEEPANEMRWQQKRLENELELAKENLKEKEMEVLAAQRALTIKDEELKMTLTRLDAKEEELKKVREEVTEDSKDLKRLYALAQEKIGEASLGDLAIEKLQLETAQLEVEAATNALQKLAEMSRELLNKTMLSAEADNYISLVPINEKNPNSMSDAIKSDYFSEVKAGVARLSALSEQLVMEAGIASAN, from the exons ATGGCTTTCTCCGTTTCACTTCGCCCTACCACTTCTCCATCTCACTCACAG CTGTTTTGCTCTGTTAAGTTCAGTAGTAGTAGGCGTCGTAGTAGCCGATTAGGTTTCGAGGCGGACTGCGGGAGAGTATGTCGTCGTTTACGGAACAGTGTTAGTGTTAGGTCGGTGTTGAACGACAATAGGCCTAGCGTGAACGATTATGGAGCGGCGGAGTCTGCTAGGGTTTTGTTCGAGAGGTTGTTCGATCCGACGCAGAGCCGGTTCAGCGGAGAGGAACCGGATCTTCGGATTCTGGAATCGGATCTCGAGGCGGTTCTTTCGGCGCTGAAGAAGAAGGAGGATCACTTGATGGAAGCGGAGAAGACGGTGTTGTTGGAGAATAGTAAGTTGAAGCACACGAAGGAGGAGTTGGAGCGGCAAGAGAGTGAGATTGAGGCTGCTAAGGATAGGTATGAGAAGCTCCAGGAGGAGATGAAAGAGACTACTGCTGAATTGGTTGCTCAGGCGAGTCAGGTTGAGGAGCTGAAGCTTAAGGTTAGGGATCGGGATCATGAGATTGATGCGGTCCAGTATGGTTTGAGGTTGAAGGAGGAGGAAGTGGAGAAAATGAGGGTTGAATTGGAGGTGAAGAGTCAGGAGGTTGCGGTTCTTGAATCTGGGCTTAGAGAGAAAGGGAAGCTTCTGGATGAAGCCAACGAGATTATGAAGAAACAGAGGGCTGAGCTTGAGGAGCTGAAGAAGGCGGTTGGAGATAAGGAGGAGGAGATTGAGGTCTTTCTGGTTCAGAGGGAGGTTGAGAGGGAGAAGCTGAAGGTTGCCGAGGCAAATTTAGAGAAGCAGGCAATGGATTGGTTGTTGGCGCAGGAGGAGCTTAAGAGTCTGGGAGAGGATGCTGCGAGGCATGCTAAGGAGAGTAATGAGACTTTGGATGATTTCAGAAGGGTGAAGAAGCTTCTGAATGATGTGAGGTCTGAATTGGTTAATTCTCAACAAGCATTGGCGTCTTCTAGAAGCAAAATGGAAGAGCAAGAGCGGTTGTTGGAACAGCAGCTGTCTGAGCTTTCGGAGCAGAGGGCAAGTGTTATGTCATACATGGAAAATTTAAAGGATGCACAGACAGAAGTGGAGAGTGAAAGAACAAAACTCAGGATTGTCGAGGCTAGGAACAAAGAGCTTGAACGAGATCTGAAGATGGAAATGGAGCTTATCAGTGACTTAGAGGAGGAGTTGAAGAAAGAGAGAACTTCTTTAGAACAGGCAGTCACGGAAATGGATTTGCTTCAGCGGGAACTGGATAAACGAAGTGCTGAATTTAGAGAAACAAGTGCCGTTCTTCAGGTCAAAGAATCAGAGCTCGTTGATGCTAAACTAGAAATCCAGCGTTTGAAATCTGAGAAAGCTTCCCTGCAGGGTATCTTGGAGGAGAAAGACGTGGAGCTTTCCAGTGCTAGAAAGATGATGGTGGAAGTTAACCAGGAAATCTCTGATCTTAAGATGCTTATGAACAGCAAAGAAACGCAGCTTATTGAAGCAACCAATATGCTAAGGGAGAAAGATGAGCATGTGAAGATAATCCAGAGCAAGTTGGATGATACAAACCAGAAGGCTGTCGAAGCTGGAACGGTGGTTGAAAGAATTTTAGATCTTACAAACAAACTGGTTGCTTCCATTAAGGATGAAGACATGAACCCATCGAGACCACTGCTAGATGGAATGGGTAATCAACTACTTGAGCAACTGTTGGAGGAACCTGCTAATGAAATGAGATGGCAACAAAAAAGACTTGAGAATGAACTTGAGTTGGCCAAGGAAAACTTAAAAGAAAAGGAGATGGAGGTTCTTGCTGCACAGAGAGCTCTAACAATAAAAGACGAGGAGCTGAAAATGACTCTTACAAGATTGGATGCAAAAGAGGAAGAGTTGAAAAAAGTAAGGGAAGAGGTGACAGAAGATTCTAAGGATCTTAAAAGGCTGTATGCTTTGGCACAGGAGAAAATTGGCGAGGCAAGCTTAGGAGATTTGGCAATTGAGAAACTTCAGCTTGAGACAGCTCAGcttgaagttgaagctgccacCAATGCACTGCAAAAACTTGCCGAAATGAGTCGTGAACTTCTGAATAAGACTATGCTGAGTGCTGAAGCTGATAACTATATCAGTCTTGTGccaattaatgaaaaaaatccGAATTCGATGAGCGATGCCATTAAATCTGACTATTTCTCTGAGGTAAAAGCAGGAGTGGCTCGACTCTCAGCTTTGTCTGAGCAGCTGGTGATGGAGGCAGGCATTGCTTCTGCAAACTAA
- the LOC137813316 gene encoding protein KINASE OF THE OUTER CHLOROPLAST MEMBRANE 1-like isoform X2, which translates to MKLFMGSRMSKEVIDAPSAAPFEFEILDSDSEIVRSVRDSSKRANPWIEPERLKLRHRIGRGLFGDVWLATHHQSTEDYDEYHEVAAKMLHTIEEDLMKFVIEKFNELYFKCQGVASMSWLHGISILNGRLCIIMNLYEGSIGDKMAGLKEGRISLHDVLRYGINLAQGVLELHSLGILILNLKPFNVILNENDQAILGDVGIPSLLLDSSFLSTDMDNKRLGTPNYMAPEQWEPEVRGPISFETDSWGFGCTIVEMLTGNQPWFGCPVGRIYQSVVEKHEKPNIPNGLPSSVENILSACFEYDLRNRPLMVDILSVFQSALNELANDGEWRYLGNVKVNPKSDSTVYTEWFLSKDHLQVGDMVRTRKLTNSCKPQNMDIPEGTVVSLECNTDHKFALVRVHGNDDPIRFHISSLERVTSGLVAGDWVHLRDENEKHSPVGIIHSINRDGSVSVGFLGLRAIWEGNSFELEKVKPYRVGQFVRLKDTVSSPRFEWCRKKGSAGAAGRISWIFPNGGLVVKFPGMLPFGNEANTYLADPSEVEVVEFRTCPGIIEKYQHVEDHHWAIRPVLVAFGLFTAFKFGILVGKKVRRNNKVNAVEIGSLIGQNQNANSATTTTTTTTRSPILQNKAGQHGFMQMLI; encoded by the exons GTTCAAGGATGTCTAAAGAAGTTATTGATGCTCCTTCAGCTGCTCCTTTTGAGTTTGAGATCTTGGATAGTGATTCTGAAATTGTTAGATCTGTTAGAGACTCATCCAAACGTGCAAATCCATGGATTGAACCTGAAAGGCTGAAACTTAGACACAGAATTGGCCGAGGCCTCTTTGGTGATGTTTGGTTAGCAACTCATCATCAGTCAACTGAAGATTATGATGAGTATCATGAAGTTGCTGCTAAGATGTTACATACAATTGAAGAGGATCTTATGAAGTTTGTTATAGAGAAGTTCAATGAATTGTATTTTAAGTGCCAAGGAGTTGCCAGCATGTCCTGGCTGCATGGAATTTCAATCTTAAACGGAAGG CTATGCATCATTATGAATTTGTATGAGGGTTCAATTGGTGACAAGATGGCGGGACTCAAAGAAGGAAGGATTTCATTGCATGATGTTTTAAG GTATGGAATCAATCTGGCTCAAGGTGTTCTGGAACTTCACTCTCTAGGGATCCTCATTCTTAACCTTAAACCATTCAATGTTATTCTCAATGAGAACGATCAAGCAATTTTGGGAGATGTTGGAATTCCTAGTCTTTTGCTTGACTCCTCATTCCTAAGCACAGATATGGATAATAAGAGGCTTGGAACACCAAATTACATGGCTCCAGAGCAATGGGAACCAGAGGTCAGAGGTCCTATATCGTTTGAAACAGATTCTTGGGGATTCGGTTGCACCATTGTCGAAATGTTGACTGGTAATCAGCCTTGGTTTGGGTGTCCTGTTGGCAGAATATACCAGTCAGTTGTTGAAAAGCATGAAAAACCCAATATTCCCAATGGCCTTCCTTCTTCAGTTGAGAATATCCTCAGTGCATGCTTTGAGTATGATTTGAGGAATCGCCCCTTAATGGTGGATATTCTGAGTGTCTTTCAAAG TGCTCTGAATGAATTGGCCAATGATGGAGAATGGAGATATCTAGGAAATGTGAAAGTTAATCCAAAATCAGATAGCACTGTCTACACAGAGTGGTTCCTCTCCAAGGATCATCTTCAGGTGGGCGACATGGTCCGAACTAGAAAGCTTACCAATTCATGCAAACCTCAAAACATGGACATCCCAGAAGGAACTGTTGTTAGTTTAGAGTGTAATACAGATCACAAGTTCGCCCTTGTGAGGGTCCATGGCAATGACGACCCTATTAGATTTCATATATCATCCCTTGAACGTGTCACATCTGGCTTGGTAGCAGGTGATTGGGTACACTTAAGGGATGAAAACGAGAAGCACTCACCTGTGGGCATTATACATTCCATCAACCGAGACGGTAGTGTATCTGTTGGATTTCTTGGGCTGCGAGCTATATGGGAAGGAAACTCTTTTGAACTCGAAAAGGTGAAACCTTACCGTGTTGGCCAGTTTGTCAGGCTGAAAGACACTGTTTCAAGTCCTCGGTTTGAGTGGTGTCGCAAAAAGGGTTCTGCCGGGGCTGCTGGCAGGATCTCATGGATTTTTCCAAATGGAGGTTTGGTTGTGAAGTTCCCAGGGATGCTTCCTTTTGGTAATGAAGCAAACACCTACTTGGCTGATCCCTCTGAGGTTGAAGTGGTTGAGTTCAGGACTTGTCCTGGGATCATAGAAAAGTATCAACATGTAGAGGATCATCACTGGGCAATTAGACCAGTTCTAGTTGCATTTGGTCTATTCACTGCTTTCAAATTTGGCATACTTGTGGGAAAGAAAGTGAGGAGGAACAACAAGGTGAATGCAGTAGAGATTGGAAGTCTTATTGGTCAAAATCAAAATGCCAACTCTGCTACAACAACTACTACCACTACAACGAGATCTCCAATTTTACAAAACAAGGCAGGGCAACATGGGTTCATGCAGATGCTAATCTAA
- the LOC137813316 gene encoding protein KINASE OF THE OUTER CHLOROPLAST MEMBRANE 1-like isoform X3, translating into MSKEVIDAPSAAPFEFEILDSDSEIVRSVRDSSKRANPWIEPERLKLRHRIGRGLFGDVWLATHHQSTEDYDEYHEVAAKMLHTIEEDLMKFVIEKFNELYFKCQGVASMSWLHGISILNGRLCIIMNLYEGSIGDKMAGLKEGRISLHDVLRYGINLAQGVLELHSLGILILNLKPFNVILNENDQAILGDVGIPSLLLDSSFLSTDMDNKRLGTPNYMAPEQWEPEVRGPISFETDSWGFGCTIVEMLTGNQPWFGCPVGRIYQSVVEKHEKPNIPNGLPSSVENILSACFEYDLRNRPLMVDILSVFQSALNELANDGEWRYLGNVKVNPKSDSTVYTEWFLSKDHLQVGDMVRTRKLTNSCKPQNMDIPEGTVVSLECNTDHKFALVRVHGNDDPIRFHISSLERVTSGLVAGDWVHLRDENEKHSPVGIIHSINRDGSVSVGFLGLRAIWEGNSFELEKVKPYRVGQFVRLKDTVSSPRFEWCRKKGSAGAAGRISWIFPNGGLVVKFPGMLPFGNEANTYLADPSEVEVVEFRTCPGIIEKYQHVEDHHWAIRPVLVAFGLFTAFKFGILVGKKVRRNNKVNAVEIGSLIGQNQNANSATTTTTTTTRSPILQNKAGQHGFMQMLI; encoded by the exons ATGTCTAAAGAAGTTATTGATGCTCCTTCAGCTGCTCCTTTTGAGTTTGAGATCTTGGATAGTGATTCTGAAATTGTTAGATCTGTTAGAGACTCATCCAAACGTGCAAATCCATGGATTGAACCTGAAAGGCTGAAACTTAGACACAGAATTGGCCGAGGCCTCTTTGGTGATGTTTGGTTAGCAACTCATCATCAGTCAACTGAAGATTATGATGAGTATCATGAAGTTGCTGCTAAGATGTTACATACAATTGAAGAGGATCTTATGAAGTTTGTTATAGAGAAGTTCAATGAATTGTATTTTAAGTGCCAAGGAGTTGCCAGCATGTCCTGGCTGCATGGAATTTCAATCTTAAACGGAAGG CTATGCATCATTATGAATTTGTATGAGGGTTCAATTGGTGACAAGATGGCGGGACTCAAAGAAGGAAGGATTTCATTGCATGATGTTTTAAG GTATGGAATCAATCTGGCTCAAGGTGTTCTGGAACTTCACTCTCTAGGGATCCTCATTCTTAACCTTAAACCATTCAATGTTATTCTCAATGAGAACGATCAAGCAATTTTGGGAGATGTTGGAATTCCTAGTCTTTTGCTTGACTCCTCATTCCTAAGCACAGATATGGATAATAAGAGGCTTGGAACACCAAATTACATGGCTCCAGAGCAATGGGAACCAGAGGTCAGAGGTCCTATATCGTTTGAAACAGATTCTTGGGGATTCGGTTGCACCATTGTCGAAATGTTGACTGGTAATCAGCCTTGGTTTGGGTGTCCTGTTGGCAGAATATACCAGTCAGTTGTTGAAAAGCATGAAAAACCCAATATTCCCAATGGCCTTCCTTCTTCAGTTGAGAATATCCTCAGTGCATGCTTTGAGTATGATTTGAGGAATCGCCCCTTAATGGTGGATATTCTGAGTGTCTTTCAAAG TGCTCTGAATGAATTGGCCAATGATGGAGAATGGAGATATCTAGGAAATGTGAAAGTTAATCCAAAATCAGATAGCACTGTCTACACAGAGTGGTTCCTCTCCAAGGATCATCTTCAGGTGGGCGACATGGTCCGAACTAGAAAGCTTACCAATTCATGCAAACCTCAAAACATGGACATCCCAGAAGGAACTGTTGTTAGTTTAGAGTGTAATACAGATCACAAGTTCGCCCTTGTGAGGGTCCATGGCAATGACGACCCTATTAGATTTCATATATCATCCCTTGAACGTGTCACATCTGGCTTGGTAGCAGGTGATTGGGTACACTTAAGGGATGAAAACGAGAAGCACTCACCTGTGGGCATTATACATTCCATCAACCGAGACGGTAGTGTATCTGTTGGATTTCTTGGGCTGCGAGCTATATGGGAAGGAAACTCTTTTGAACTCGAAAAGGTGAAACCTTACCGTGTTGGCCAGTTTGTCAGGCTGAAAGACACTGTTTCAAGTCCTCGGTTTGAGTGGTGTCGCAAAAAGGGTTCTGCCGGGGCTGCTGGCAGGATCTCATGGATTTTTCCAAATGGAGGTTTGGTTGTGAAGTTCCCAGGGATGCTTCCTTTTGGTAATGAAGCAAACACCTACTTGGCTGATCCCTCTGAGGTTGAAGTGGTTGAGTTCAGGACTTGTCCTGGGATCATAGAAAAGTATCAACATGTAGAGGATCATCACTGGGCAATTAGACCAGTTCTAGTTGCATTTGGTCTATTCACTGCTTTCAAATTTGGCATACTTGTGGGAAAGAAAGTGAGGAGGAACAACAAGGTGAATGCAGTAGAGATTGGAAGTCTTATTGGTCAAAATCAAAATGCCAACTCTGCTACAACAACTACTACCACTACAACGAGATCTCCAATTTTACAAAACAAGGCAGGGCAACATGGGTTCATGCAGATGCTAATCTAA